One region of Dokdonia sp. 4H-3-7-5 genomic DNA includes:
- a CDS encoding DUF6567 family protein, with the protein MKKMYLLLALVALLMTSCASHFGLPKNYNQNTTEVVLTKKNFKVVKMVKGEAEATYIFGIGGLAKNGLVAEAKAKMLSGAGMDGAARSVVNEVVEVKTSGFLFVSKYKVIVSAQIIEFVE; encoded by the coding sequence ATGAAAAAAATGTACCTTTTACTAGCACTAGTTGCTCTGTTAATGACAAGTTGTGCTTCACACTTTGGCTTACCAAAAAACTACAACCAGAACACTACAGAAGTTGTTCTTACAAAGAAGAACTTCAAAGTTGTAAAAATGGTAAAAGGAGAAGCAGAAGCTACTTATATTTTTGGAATAGGCGGACTAGCAAAAAACGGTCTCGTAGCCGAAGCAAAGGCAAAAATGCTTTCAGGAGCAGGAATGGATGGAGCTGCAAGAAGCGTAGTAAATGAGGTGGTAGAAGTAAAAACTTCTGGTTTCTTATTTGTGAGCAAATACAAAGTGATTGTTTCTGCTCAAATTATTGAGTTTGTAGAGTAG
- a CDS encoding AAA family ATPase translates to MNNTLTELQQEVTTLTGKLKDLKKEIAKVIIGQEETVEQLLITFLAGGHALLEGVPGLAKTLMIRTLSQAIDLDFKRIQFTPDLMPSDIIGTEILEEDQATGKKFFEFKKGPIFANIILADEINRTPPKTQAALLEAMQEFEVTYSGKTYSLERPFFILATQNPIEQSGTFPLPEAQQDRFLFYIKIGYPTAAEETHILKSTTSGVKQAVHPVLTGADILRLQQLVREVPISDNLIDFVSTIVRATRPETTTNDYVKQWVGWGAGPRAGQAMILTAKARALSQGRMAVTLDDIKNVALPVLRHRVIVNFKAEAEGITSDQVTTHLLKEIDLA, encoded by the coding sequence ATGAATAACACACTAACCGAATTACAACAAGAAGTAACCACGTTAACTGGAAAGCTAAAGGATCTTAAGAAAGAGATTGCAAAGGTGATTATAGGTCAGGAGGAAACGGTGGAGCAATTGCTTATTACCTTTCTTGCTGGTGGTCATGCATTGCTTGAAGGAGTTCCGGGGCTTGCAAAAACCTTGATGATTCGCACCTTGTCGCAGGCAATAGACTTGGATTTTAAACGTATCCAATTTACCCCAGATTTAATGCCTTCAGATATAATTGGAACAGAGATTCTGGAAGAAGATCAGGCTACGGGTAAAAAGTTTTTCGAATTCAAGAAGGGGCCTATTTTTGCAAATATCATCCTAGCAGATGAGATTAATCGTACCCCACCAAAAACACAAGCTGCATTACTGGAAGCGATGCAAGAATTTGAGGTGACCTATTCGGGTAAAACCTATAGTCTTGAGCGTCCATTTTTTATTCTGGCAACTCAAAATCCTATTGAGCAGTCGGGTACATTTCCATTACCAGAGGCGCAACAAGATCGTTTTTTGTTCTATATCAAAATAGGATACCCTACAGCAGCTGAGGAAACTCATATTTTAAAAAGTACTACGAGTGGTGTTAAGCAGGCAGTACATCCTGTGCTCACGGGAGCAGATATTTTACGATTGCAGCAACTTGTAAGAGAGGTGCCTATAAGCGATAATCTCATCGATTTTGTAAGTACGATAGTACGTGCAACGAGACCAGAAACTACCACAAATGACTATGTAAAACAATGGGTAGGCTGGGGCGCAGGCCCAAGAGCAGGGCAGGCAATGATTCTTACTGCAAAGGCGAGAGCGCTCTCACAAGGGAGAATGGCAGTAACGCTAGATGATATTAAAAATGTGGCCTTACCAGTATTGCGTCATAGAGTGATTGTCAACTTCAAGGCAGAGGCAGAAGGGATTACATCAGACCAAGTAACCACTCACTTACTTAAAGAAATAGACTTAGCTTAA
- a CDS encoding BatA domain-containing protein, which yields MTLLQPSYLWGLLALAIPILIHLWSRKKVRTIKVGSIQFIAPTKSKESNSIQLNEWWLLLLRCLIISTLVVILAQPHITTTPDKEEVAYLFEPSLLSTADGLARFEQIPLEGRRLLQEDFPLWETGDVIANKEVVPNYWQLAREMEELAADSIVVFTHAFAKALQGKRPTIKKNITWIPVETTRQNEQPLVAIAHKDSLEIINVLSEAQLLGINKEKVAIRDVTLNLTKDSVEIRTNGISRTISIKEYSPIETTIIYNKRHDAERSYLEAALRAISQFTKREIVITAVSDREKIDTTTIDYLIDLSDNPMMASDTPTLYYRPGEIANSLVVPGPAATTSILTKKLTPKLITGEPLVTQLLTWLNLDQELNIQMGDLDNRVMSLEQLQTINIPATTMKKEVKSDMSSTFWILLLVLLVSERILSRIRKQ from the coding sequence ATGACATTACTACAGCCATCATATCTCTGGGGACTACTAGCACTTGCAATTCCAATTCTCATTCACTTGTGGAGTCGCAAGAAGGTGCGCACTATAAAAGTGGGCAGTATACAATTTATCGCGCCCACAAAATCTAAAGAGAGTAATAGTATCCAGCTTAATGAATGGTGGCTACTACTATTGCGTTGCTTGATTATTAGTACGCTAGTGGTAATTCTTGCACAACCACATATTACAACAACTCCCGATAAGGAGGAAGTTGCTTATCTTTTCGAACCTTCGTTACTTTCCACAGCAGATGGTCTAGCGAGATTTGAACAAATACCACTAGAAGGAAGGCGATTATTACAAGAAGATTTTCCACTGTGGGAGACTGGAGATGTAATAGCAAATAAAGAGGTGGTGCCTAATTATTGGCAGCTCGCTCGAGAGATGGAAGAATTAGCTGCAGATAGTATTGTGGTTTTTACACACGCTTTCGCGAAAGCGTTACAAGGCAAAAGGCCTACCATAAAAAAGAACATTACGTGGATTCCTGTGGAAACTACTAGACAGAATGAGCAGCCCCTAGTCGCAATTGCTCATAAGGATAGTTTAGAAATCATTAATGTGTTGAGCGAGGCACAACTACTTGGTATAAATAAAGAGAAAGTAGCGATACGTGATGTAACATTAAATCTTACAAAAGATAGCGTCGAGATCAGAACGAATGGTATTTCCAGAACCATTTCTATAAAAGAGTATTCTCCTATTGAGACTACAATCATCTATAATAAAAGACATGATGCCGAACGTAGTTATCTAGAGGCAGCTTTACGTGCGATAAGTCAGTTTACTAAGAGAGAGATTGTCATCACCGCAGTGTCAGATAGAGAAAAAATAGATACGACGACTATAGATTATTTGATTGATTTGAGTGATAATCCTATGATGGCTAGCGACACGCCTACATTATATTATCGTCCAGGAGAAATCGCAAATTCGCTTGTTGTACCAGGACCTGCAGCAACTACGTCGATACTGACAAAGAAACTAACGCCTAAACTCATTACAGGAGAACCTCTAGTAACACAATTACTTACATGGCTTAATCTTGATCAAGAATTAAATATACAAATGGGAGACCTTGATAATCGGGTGATGAGTTTAGAGCAACTGCAAACCATTAATATTCCCGCTACCACAATGAAAAAAGAGGTAAAATCAGATATGTCAAGTACCTTCTGGATACTGCTTTTAGTACTCCTTGTAAGCGAGCGCATACTCTCTAGAATACGTAAACAATAA
- a CDS encoding DUF58 domain-containing protein gives MSKDDYKSLLKHEVINRVSGLSLISRVIVDGYLSGLNKSRRVGAGLEFSQYRGYEPGDDLRLLDWKMLARSGRYYIKQSEIDTHISVRFIVDASLSMLHKEGDISKMEYANVLVASLAHLAQTQGDAVGLLTVNNQKLEALQPAIGKQHFNRFLYQLLQLKNQGSWPMQLASEKLHNRSHKELIFFITDLYENDEEIITMIKQLKTARNEVAVLHLLGKSELEFDYKGQVIFEDLESGAKVKVNAKDAKTTYLQALEQSMKTTKEALLASGIDYELFSLEDHIGEALHLFLKKRSSIF, from the coding sequence ATGTCAAAAGACGATTATAAATCGCTACTTAAACACGAAGTGATAAACAGAGTTTCTGGATTATCACTTATTTCGCGCGTTATCGTAGACGGTTATTTGTCTGGACTCAATAAAAGTAGGCGAGTAGGGGCTGGGTTAGAATTTAGTCAATATCGAGGCTATGAACCTGGTGATGATCTCAGGTTACTAGACTGGAAAATGCTTGCGCGTTCTGGTAGATATTACATCAAGCAGTCAGAGATAGATACACATATTTCTGTGAGATTTATAGTAGATGCAAGTTTGTCTATGCTTCATAAGGAAGGTGATATTTCAAAAATGGAGTATGCAAATGTACTCGTGGCAAGTCTTGCACACCTCGCACAAACGCAAGGAGATGCGGTAGGTTTGCTTACGGTAAACAATCAAAAGTTAGAAGCATTGCAGCCGGCTATTGGGAAGCAGCATTTTAATAGATTCTTGTACCAATTATTACAATTAAAAAATCAAGGCTCTTGGCCTATGCAGTTGGCAAGTGAGAAGCTCCATAATCGTAGTCATAAGGAGCTCATATTTTTTATCACAGATTTGTATGAAAATGATGAGGAAATTATAACAATGATTAAGCAGCTTAAAACAGCCAGAAACGAAGTTGCAGTGTTGCATTTGCTGGGCAAGAGCGAACTAGAATTTGATTACAAAGGACAAGTGATTTTTGAAGATCTTGAATCTGGTGCTAAGGTGAAGGTAAACGCAAAGGATGCAAAAACTACTTATTTACAAGCGCTAGAGCAATCTATGAAAACTACTAAGGAAGCGTTACTTGCTAGCGGTATAGACTATGAGTTATTTTCACTAGAAGACCATATTGGCGAAGCATTGCACTTATTTCTTAAAAAACGTAGCAGTATTTTTTGA